In Camelus dromedarius isolate mCamDro1 chromosome 24, mCamDro1.pat, whole genome shotgun sequence, one genomic interval encodes:
- the LOC135319201 gene encoding putative ankyrin repeat domain-containing protein 19, protein MKKRLANLVSWVGFSTHQRARRDREKPVPGYHVDVRELKKFHRAAYLGDRCTVEELLTYKRNVVDSRDRKNRTALHLACASGQSPVVDLLTQWWCDLNARDKEGKTALIKAVQCRKEVCVTILLKRGADPNLADDCQNTALHYAVLAGNTSIAAELLRYDANIEAINKYNLTPFLLAVRKNKEEMVKFLIANGANVHAVDKLQRSALMLAVRHDSPDVVKLLLQRRVNADLLDVHGQSAERYACSNGFKHVGTKTGFNRISSAAGSGVWMLLSKDL, encoded by the exons ATGAAGAAGAGACTCGCTAACTTAGTGAGCTGGGTGGGCTTCAGCACCCATCAGAGAGCACGCAGGGATCGTGAGAAGCCCGTGCCTGGGTATCATGTCGATGTGAGAGAGCTGAAGAAGTTCCACAGAGCCGCATATTTAGGTGACAGGTGTACAGTGGAGGAGCTGCTGACATATAAGAGAAATGTCGtagacagcagagacaggaagaacag GACTGCCCTACACTTAGCCTGCGCCAGCGGCCAGTCACCAGTGGTGGATCTCCTTACACAGTGGTGGTGTGATCTGAATGCTCGTGACAAGGAAGgcaagacagctctcatcaaG GCTGTACAATGCCGGAAAGAAGTGTGTGTCACTATCCTGCTGAAACGGGGTGCTGACCCAAATCTTGCGGACGACTGTCAGAACACTGCTCTGCATTACGCCGTCTTGGCTGGAAATACATCAATTGCAGCAGAGCTGCTCCGCTATGATGCAAATATTGAGGCGATAAACAAG TATAACTTGACACCATTTTTACTCGCCGTcaggaagaacaaagaagaaatggtcaAATTTTTGATAGCGAACGGGGCAAATGTACATGCAGTCGACAAGCTGCAAAG atcaGCACTGATGCTTGCTGTACGTCATGACTCACCGGACGTAGTCAAGCTGCTTCTTCAGAGACGTGTTAATGCCGATCTGCTAGATGTACACGGACAGTCTGCTGAACGATATGCGTGTTCTAATGGTTTTAAACA CGTTGGTACTAAAACTGGTTTTAACAGGATCTCCTCGGCAGCTGGGTCTGGGGTCTGGATGTTGCTCTCTAAAGacctttaa